One Megalobrama amblycephala isolate DHTTF-2021 linkage group LG15, ASM1881202v1, whole genome shotgun sequence genomic window, tatgaattaatattatGTATGTAGTTCTTATATgtatttcttatatatatataatatatatacagttatatatatatacagttatatatatatatatatatatatatatataatattatgtacatattatatataaaaatttacaaatatattatgtatatataaattgtatctgtaaatttacacaaatatatatgggatgctaaatatatatatatatatatatatatatatatatatatatatatatatatatatatatatatatatatatgaattaatattatGTATGTAGTTCTTATATGTATttcttatattatatataatatatatacagttatatatatatatatatatatatatatatacagttttcatatatatattgtatacatatatattacatattatatataaaaatttacaaatatattatgtatatatatatatatatatatatatatatatatatatatatatatgaatattatatgaattaatattatgtatgtagttcttatattttatatattatattacatattatatataaaaatgtacaaatatattatgtatatatatatatatatatatatatatatatatatatatgaatattatatgaaataatattatgTATGTAGTtcttatattgtatatattatatatacggttttatatatatatatacagttttcatatatatattgtatacatatatattatattacatattatatataaaaatgtacaaatatattatgtatatatatatatatatattattgtgttTTGGTAAGACAGTAGACATTTTGGTAAGACAGTAGCATTATATCAGTTGGAGACTAGTGTCCATGAAAAATAACATCTGCTTCAAATAATGGCCCTTATTGCTTTGCCAGGTGATGGATGACATTTCCAAGTAATTCAATCAAACCAATTTAAGTTCAATTCAAGTCTAGCTAATTCTTCATTATCTTCTCAGTGCTCTGAATGGGTCAGCCTGTAAAGTGAATTACCATCATTACAGCCACTATTCGCGTGAGGATCGATAAGGCAGGTGGATATCAGAGGAAATAACGGCATAAAGTGTTTCATGTTCTCTTCTTATCATCCGGACACTTTCCATTGTAAAATTTTACACATCGACTCTGTCTGGAAGCCAAATACTACTCTGATATTGATGACGTGTGCATTTCTGAAATTCTGAACTTTgtctatttattgttttattatacatgtatttatttatgaattggCTGAgatggtgtttgggaaataacGTTTTAGGCGGCATAATATTTTAGGAAAGCACATTTTCTAACGTCCATCGACCTTTTTGTGATCTGGATTTCTTGGAAAACAGCACCAGGGAACTCGGCTGGACTGCTGGAGAGGATTCACTGACCACCACCTCGAGTTTTACCTCTCACGGACATGCGCACAAGAGGGGCGGGGGTGGAGGGGGTGTTAAGGGGCGGGTTTGGGTATATAATACTTCTCTCCCAGAACTTTTGCCTGTCGCCTGATTTTTGGGACAGCTCCACACATCCTAACACCAACTGGGGAAACTAAACAGACCTTTTCAACCAAATACAACACCACCGCATTTTTTTACGTTGTCATGGAGGACCAACTAAAACATCATTCTGTTTGCCATACCTGCTTGAGAACAGACAGCTTCATAAATAAGGTAAAGAAAACCTTTTAACAGCCTTTAGGACGTATCTGGAGATGATTGCATTAGTAAGGCTCTCTTAATTAATTAGAAAAAAATCTAATGTTGTtaatgactagaaaaaatatatatcagaaATTGACACGTTCGGAAAAGGAGAGGTTTAATTTGCAACGGAGATGTTTTTGACATTCCTAACTGCTAACAGCTCTAAACATCTTGACAGCGTTAAATGTGGAGTACTATAAGGTATTATACAAATTACCATTATGTATTTCTGTAAAGCCGATTTGAAAATGTGTATTAAAGCGCTTTACAAATAGAAATGTACTTGACACTTCATTCAGGATATACGCGCGCACGGGAACGAAGTTGCGCAAGGGGGCGACAGCACTTTAAATGAGCTGGGTTTAAGGAAATTATATGCTGAGTTGTGAGGAATGAGATAGCTGGGTATATTGAACAGCCTTGCAACTTGTTGAACGTTGTGTAAGAGTGTAAATGAGGAGATAAAAGCTCTTTTCGACTTGGATAATCAATTCATCTGCTAGCGTTTAAGCAGATAATTAAAAAGTCGATGCATGCATGTAGAATCCCAGCGATTTTAATGCACTGACTGATACCAAAGGAAGATAATTGATCAGCTGGTCTttatactgcaaaatataatcTTTTTAGTGAAACATTCAACGCATTACTACAAAATGCACAATTTTCCGGTATtgcatttgttgaattaaatgcATTGAAGAAACAAATAATAGTTACTCAAAAGCATGAGCTCTTTTTTTGTTGCTGAGACCAACGTGCATACTGTACATTGACATACTAGTTTTGACCATGTGATCAAGCAGATGGCCATGCATGCAAACAATGTATTGCATTACTAAATTGAATGCCTTGAGGAAGCTAACAGTTCAGTATTTAAGGTATACAAGAGATCTTTTTAACACAAAGATCAGCTttgtacattaaaaatgaaatgctaAACTAAAACACATTATCTCCACAGGTCATAAAGATGTACTGGTCCATACGGATGCCCATATGCCTACTGTTTTTAACCCTGTCTGCCTTCGAAGTGGCTTCAGCCGAAACGTTATGTGGTGGAGAGCTGGTGGACGCGCTACAGTTTGTGTGCGAAGACAGAGGCTTCTATTTCAGTACGTACATTTGCACATCTCTGTGTTTTCTTCTCTTTAGTTTGGAAACCCTGCCAATTGTATGTCAGGACTGACCAGAGTTACGAGCGAAGTCTCTGCAGATTGTGCTGACTGGGCGCATTCTCTCGCGATATCTGTGATTGCATATGAAAGGGATGCTAAATGAGCCACAATGGCCTGGTTGTTTACTTGCACATTCCGCCAGGGAAAGTAATAGTACCCAAGTGGCATTCCATTCACCTCTCCAGAAATGTTCCCAGGCTACACTCAATTGAAAAAAAGTTGTCCTCTTACACGGCTGGATGGATTGAGACAGCTTCATTACTAGTTTAGCGTAACAGATACTAACCAATAGCTTCGCACTAGTTCAGTGCAGCGATTGACGATTCTACAATCCAGATTTAGATTCATCTGCTGGTTGTACATCGCTCACATGCACGGAGGGGGTCGAGAGCAcaactttttaaacatttgttgtCTTCCTCACGCCAGCACTGACAAACAGACAAGGCCTTTGTGTTCTTTTGTCCACAGAAGCCTAACTACCCCGAAAGATCATTATCCAATTTGGGCCAGCGCAGATTCCCCTCCCCTCCATCCACTAGATCCACTCCTCAATGTTTCCCATCCTACAATCAAGAACACCCTTTCAGATCCTTGCGGTGCAAATCGTTTGCATTATATTTGACTGAAAATCAATTGTTCCTTCCTTTTTTCCGGCCCGGCTCGGCTCCCCCCTCCATTACTGTGTCCTGTATCTTCGCTCTTTAATGCCAAGTCTGTTCTTCTACCCCTCCCCCTTCCTCTCTTTCATGCTCTCTTTATCTCTGCTGAGCTGGCAAAGGACAAGGTCAAAGGATATCCACCATTTACTCATCCAAGAATTTGCCCTTGCTGTCTTATTTGTAGGCTTTCGATCTCCCATTCCTGGGACTGTTGCAGGGTTGTCGGCGAATTCTTCGAAACAGATTTCGAACAGCTCAATTAGACGGCATAACAAGATCAGTCCGGGCgagaaaacaaataaacagactcCATTTTATGCCACAGATTTTGGCTTTATTGTACAGCGCAGATGAGTCCCAGTCAAAACACAATGAATCAATAATGAAATCTGCTTTGACAATGGAATCAGGCCACTGTAGCTTGATTTACATTGACTTGTTTGAAGGGTTTGTTGAATGTGTTTGCATGCTTGATGGCAACTGTTTGAAGAGTTTGAGCCAAATCTCTTCTAGCTAAAACAGCCAAAACGTGCTGTTTTTTTCCTAGTCTTAAATGGTTTGAGATGGTTTTCCAACATGGCCATGTTGGTGTTCAGTTGGATCTCCCTTATTGAGGGCTTTTTTCACTTTTCAGGCTGGATGACTAGTTGTTTACCAAGCTAAACACCAGGCTTAGAGAAATGGGAACTTAAAACTTGAATGATTATCAAaccagcttaggctggtttaaTCAGGCTTTTTCAGTAGAGTTACCTGGTGAGCCAGCTGGTTAATTTGAAAAGTGCCCCAAACCTGTCTAAACCATCTCCTGATCAATCTGGGAGACCAGCAAACCAGTTTAGGCTagtttaaaagtatatttcaaTCAACAAAGTGAAATTCTGCTaacatttactccccctcatgtctttccaaacctgtatgactttctggaacacaaaagaagaactGTTTTTTGACCATACAACAAAAGTCATGATTTGGAAAAaggtttgtaatgacatgaggAGATTTTATCCATTTAAGCAATTTTGTCTGACATGTGAGCAGAGTTTCTCTCCATGTCGTCCATAAACTCATGATCTTCATTTGTTTCCCCACAGGTCGACCAACTAGTAGGTCGAACAGTCGGCGTTCTCAAAATCGTGGGATTGTGGAAGAGTGTTGTTTTAGCAGTTGTAACCTAGCTCTACTAGAACAGTACTGCGCTAAACCTGCCAAGTCAGAGAGGGACGTTTCAGCCACATCCCTACAGGTCATCCCGGTGATGCCCGCATTAAAACAGGTATGTTGACCGTGGGAAACAACAAAAACTCTCCAGAACTTTATCACACGCACCATCTTGATTGTCCTGTGCTTTCTGCTGAACTTGTGCATCCTGGCATGTGGGTTTAAAGACAACAGTGAGCCAGAGTAAGGAACTAGTAAGCAAGTATCGCCCTAAAACTGCTGACCAAGTGGAAAATGATATGATAGAACTGAGAGGTCATATATAGGTTGAAATTTTCCTGTAGATTTACATCACATACTTGGATTGGGTTACAAAACCAATGTCTCTCAAGATGACCTGGATGTTGACCTGGATTATCTCCTTCCTTGTCATTCGTCGTTTTGAGTTTTGGTCTTTGTCAGTATTAGAAAGTGATAGGCCTTTGTTAGGGATATTTTGCCCAAAATTCATCATTTCCTTCCAAACCtagagatattttgaagaatgtttttatTCTTATAAAGAAAGTCAATGGAGTCCAAAATATCACAGagttttcattgtatggactaAAAAacaatgagtaaatgatggtagaatttcatttttgggtgaactaagcctttaagtAAGATGAGGATTGGGGGAATTTTGAGAAATGTAAGGATTTTGGGCAAAATATCTGCTAAACCATTACATTTTTAGTCCAAACCTTTTAGTTTAAGAGagttttgattcatttttagaAAGCGTAGAAAATATCTGAGAATTTCAACATGTCTTGGGAGTCATTTTCTAACACTTATTATTACTTTCGCAACAGGAGGTCCCAAGAAAACATGTGACCGTGAAATATTCCAAATATGACGTGTGGCAACGGAAGGCCGCCCAGAGGCTACGGAGGGGCGTCCCTGCCATCCTGCGGGCCAAAAAGTTTAGGCGGCAGGCGGAGAGAATCAAGGCCCAGGAGCAACTGCACCACCACAGGCCTCTCATCACTCTTCCCAGCAAGTTGCCGCCCATCCTTCTTCCCACAGAAAACTACGTCAGCCACAAGTGAAACCAGGATCATTTGCACAGAGTCGATAAAAAAAGACTAGGGGATCAAAGCTTTTTGTCTCTGACGTCATTTCTGTGGCAGTCCTCAACAACCCTTCTTCCTTCCCCACCAAACGTGCTCACACGCTCTTCAAGTTTCTATTCTTCCTGTTTCGTTCACCAACAAAAAGGCACATCATCAATGAGAGGAACACAATTCAGGTGAAGAAGCAAAAGAAAGAGCGAAGAAGTTGCGGAACGTCGAACGTTTCGCCAGTTTGGAGGACATCAGAACGCGAGGAACAGCTAGAGCTAGCATGAAAGAACCTATTCCACTGCATTCTCCCGAGACATAAGTATctctcttttttaaatattagttTGCACCTGTAACTATAAAGGGACATCCACACTGTAAGGAATTGTTGTAAAATTAGATTCCTGTTCCAGCACCTTgtaatcacaaatgaaaagCAGCGAAGAGTCTGCGAATTGCACATCGCCACGGATTACGTCAAAGTTCTtgttaagtaaataaaaaaggcACTATTTTTTTATGGACTATGAACGTGTAGCTCAAAAAATGTCATGGTGCTAGCTTTGGGAATGGACTCAAAGGAGAAGGGGTtgaaaagcatgtttttttttcctttgaaaCTTTATTAAACTTTCCGTTTTAAGGAAAGTGTGACTTTGGAAAGAGAAAACAAGAGCATATTGGCTGCGGGGATATCTCTGCGTACGTAAGACACGCGACGTATGCCTTGGGTGGCGTTGCGATAAAGGAAGGAGCAAGTGTGGGGACGCTGAAGGGATCATGTTCAAATGCCTGGATGTGAAGAACTCTTCGAGCGTGGCTGCACAAAACCCCTGCTTTGCACTGCAGGAGGAGGGACATTGTGACCTTGAAAAAG contains:
- the igf2b gene encoding insulin-like growth factor 2b, translating into MEDQLKHHSVCHTCLRTDSFINKVIKMYWSIRMPICLLFLTLSAFEVASAETLCGGELVDALQFVCEDRGFYFSRPTSRSNSRRSQNRGIVEECCFSSCNLALLEQYCAKPAKSERDVSATSLQVIPVMPALKQEVPRKHVTVKYSKYDVWQRKAAQRLRRGVPAILRAKKFRRQAERIKAQEQLHHHRPLITLPSKLPPILLPTENYVSHK